The Saccharothrix variisporea genome has a segment encoding these proteins:
- a CDS encoding tetratricopeptide repeat protein produces the protein MIGSPGALLDPWHEVVPFHGRTAELAALARWRDAPVPRSVLLLHGRSGVGKTRLARRFAGAGVVVLDDADLRTWHDVHAVLREGPARVLLIARTAGWWWSATRQRAADVHYATQDLELRPCPEEHGTSFVLACQRFADALALPRPHVQAPLCETYFDLHLAALAAVHGDRADHPVDRVRRLISVDPDPPTTGRLAEDVLAVTLLDDRIAPAPDALDTLLRAAERWPHVRDRAVELFAADPGLVAKAGTGPLRVLEDDPEVVARQVFDDPRCHGDVLPALLTRALLRQAEDVEERAELNGLLSARAALAGLREEAVQASRAQVLLYRQLVDRDPVAHRPALADALGDLSLRLVACEDDGEALAAAQEAVAWCRLVRVDDPDGVGRLAAALDRLGLRYAALGRGDEAAAAVTESVALFDDLARRDPARFRPAAAKAAHHLAARLFDVGRRAEAGHATRRAVLQWRAVAGDDPRYEAEFARTLRSVAALLARHGRPTEAAAVVRESIGVLRRLAEVNPRDFEPALADALGDLGVLFRRLDRRSEAAQAFGDAVAAWRRVPGAAVRLADAWHRLADSAVTNDDARVGARMAVLLWHLTGHRDEVRHAEALSLYARRCAEVGADLDRALAAAHRAVELLRAARAEPERLARAEHAVELVVRAHPATRTRDLPSSS, from the coding sequence GTGATCGGATCGCCTGGCGCGCTGCTGGACCCGTGGCACGAGGTGGTGCCCTTCCACGGCCGGACCGCCGAACTCGCGGCGCTGGCGCGCTGGCGGGACGCGCCCGTGCCGCGGTCGGTGCTGCTGCTGCACGGCCGGTCCGGCGTGGGCAAGACGCGGTTGGCGCGGCGGTTCGCAGGTGCCGGCGTGGTCGTCCTCGACGACGCGGACCTGCGCACGTGGCACGACGTGCACGCCGTGCTGCGGGAGGGTCCGGCTCGGGTGCTCCTGATCGCCCGCACCGCCGGATGGTGGTGGTCGGCGACCCGCCAGCGCGCCGCCGACGTGCACTACGCGACCCAAGACCTCGAGCTCAGACCCTGTCCCGAGGAGCACGGGACGTCGTTCGTGCTCGCCTGCCAGCGGTTCGCCGACGCGTTGGCGCTGCCCCGGCCGCACGTCCAGGCACCGTTGTGCGAGACCTACTTCGACCTGCACCTGGCCGCCCTCGCCGCCGTCCACGGCGACCGGGCGGACCACCCGGTCGACCGCGTCCGCCGCCTGATCAGCGTGGACCCGGACCCGCCCACCACCGGCCGCCTCGCCGAGGACGTGCTGGCCGTGACCCTGCTGGACGACCGCATCGCACCCGCGCCGGACGCCCTGGACACCCTGCTGCGCGCCGCCGAGCGCTGGCCGCACGTCCGCGACCGGGCGGTCGAGCTGTTCGCCGCCGACCCGGGACTGGTGGCGAAGGCGGGCACCGGCCCGCTGCGAGTCCTCGAGGACGACCCGGAAGTCGTTGCGCGCCAAGTGTTCGACGACCCGCGCTGCCACGGTGACGTCCTGCCCGCGCTGCTCACCCGGGCGTTGCTGCGACAAGCCGAGGACGTGGAGGAACGGGCCGAGCTGAACGGGCTGCTCAGTGCCCGTGCCGCCCTCGCAGGACTGCGCGAGGAAGCCGTGCAGGCCTCACGAGCGCAGGTCTTGTTGTACCGGCAACTGGTCGACCGGGACCCCGTCGCGCACCGGCCCGCGCTCGCGGATGCGTTGGGGGACTTGAGCTTGCGCCTGGTGGCGTGCGAGGACGACGGGGAAGCGCTCGCGGCGGCGCAGGAAGCCGTGGCGTGGTGCCGGCTGGTGCGCGTGGACGACCCGGACGGCGTGGGCCGGCTCGCCGCCGCCCTGGACCGGCTGGGCCTGCGGTACGCGGCGCTCGGCCGCGGGGACGAGGCCGCGGCGGCGGTCACCGAGTCGGTCGCGCTGTTCGACGACCTGGCCCGGCGGGACCCCGCGCGGTTCCGGCCGGCCGCGGCGAAGGCCGCCCACCACCTCGCGGCCCGGCTGTTCGACGTCGGGCGGCGCGCGGAGGCCGGGCACGCGACCCGGCGCGCGGTGTTGCAATGGCGTGCGGTCGCGGGCGACGACCCGCGCTACGAAGCCGAGTTCGCCCGGACGCTGCGGTCCGTCGCGGCGCTGCTGGCCCGCCACGGCAGGCCCACGGAGGCGGCGGCGGTGGTGCGGGAGTCGATCGGCGTGCTGCGCCGGCTGGCCGAGGTCAACCCGCGCGACTTCGAGCCCGCCCTGGCCGACGCGCTGGGCGACCTGGGCGTCCTGTTCCGCCGGCTGGACCGCCGGTCGGAGGCGGCGCAGGCGTTCGGGGACGCCGTGGCGGCGTGGCGGCGGGTGCCGGGGGCGGCGGTGCGGCTGGCCGACGCGTGGCACCGGCTGGCGGACAGCGCGGTCACCAACGACGACGCCCGGGTCGGCGCGCGCATGGCGGTCCTGCTGTGGCACCTGACCGGGCACCGCGACGAGGTCCGGCACGCCGAGGCGCTGTCGCTGTACGCCCGCCGGTGCGCGGAGGTCGGCGCGGACCTGGACCGGGCGTTGGCGGCGGCCCACCGGGCGGTGGAGCTGCTGCGCGCCGCGCGGGCCGAACCGGAACGGCTGGCCCGCGCGGAGCACGCGGTGGAGCTGGTGGTCCGGGCCCACCCCGCGACCCGGACCCGCGACCTGCCCAGCTCCTCGTGA
- a CDS encoding proline dehydrogenase family protein, which translates to MLRSTLLAASRSGAIRKLVESTPLTKPVVKRFIAGDDVDAAVAATGDVLADGRLVTLDHLGEDTRDASQATATVEAYLTLLGRLQDAGYADRAEVSVKLSAVGQFLPVDGEKIALENARKICSAAGVVGTTVTLDMEDHTTTDSTLGILRELRLDFPWVGAVLQAYLKRTEQDCRDLAHAGSRVRLCKGAYQEPASVAYQDKSEVDLSYVRCLKVLMKGEGYPMVASHDPRLIAIAADLARDRAKDSYEFQMLYGIRPEEQKRIAAEGNRMRVYVPYGDEWYGYFMRRLAERPANVAFFLRSLVTKS; encoded by the coding sequence ATGCTGCGCTCCACCCTGCTGGCCGCCTCGCGGTCCGGCGCCATCCGCAAGCTCGTCGAGAGCACCCCGTTGACCAAGCCGGTCGTCAAGCGGTTCATCGCCGGTGACGACGTGGACGCGGCCGTCGCCGCCACCGGTGACGTCCTGGCCGACGGCCGCCTGGTCACGCTGGACCACCTCGGCGAGGACACCCGCGACGCCTCCCAGGCCACCGCCACCGTCGAGGCGTACCTGACCCTGCTGGGCAGGCTCCAGGACGCTGGGTACGCCGACCGCGCCGAGGTGTCGGTGAAGCTGTCCGCGGTGGGCCAGTTCCTGCCCGTGGACGGCGAGAAGATCGCCCTGGAGAACGCCCGGAAGATCTGCTCGGCCGCCGGGGTCGTCGGCACGACCGTCACCCTGGACATGGAGGACCACACCACCACGGACTCCACGCTGGGCATCCTGCGCGAGCTGCGCTTGGACTTCCCGTGGGTCGGCGCGGTGCTCCAGGCCTACCTCAAGCGCACCGAGCAGGACTGCCGGGACCTGGCGCACGCCGGGTCGCGTGTAAGGCTGTGCAAGGGCGCCTACCAGGAGCCCGCGTCCGTGGCCTACCAGGACAAGTCCGAAGTGGACCTGTCGTACGTGCGGTGCCTGAAGGTCCTGATGAAGGGCGAGGGCTACCCGATGGTCGCCTCGCACGACCCGCGCCTGATCGCCATCGCGGCGGACCTCGCGCGGGACCGGGCGAAGGACTCCTACGAGTTCCAGATGCTGTACGGCATCCGGCCCGAGGAGCAGAAGCGGATCGCCGCCGAGGGCAACCGGATGCGCGTGTACGTGCCGTACGGCGACGAGTGGTACGGCTACTTCATGCGCCGCCTGGCCGAGCGCCCCGCGAACGTGGCGTTCTTCCTGCGCTCCCTCGTCACGAAGAGCTAG